Proteins found in one Leptospira ellinghausenii genomic segment:
- a CDS encoding response regulator has product MQAGIGPTGRPYQILIAENSKFQSKQLQQILESEGFKIIGIAETGKELLKLYKENRQQIDLVTIEIFLPEVDGYAAFWDMKEMGVLPRILFISEENTPSVIKALLENGAMDYIVKPIKREKILEKIKETLIKIPKV; this is encoded by the coding sequence ATGCAAGCAGGCATAGGACCGACAGGCAGACCATATCAGATTCTCATTGCTGAGAATTCCAAATTCCAGTCGAAACAACTCCAACAGATTTTGGAATCGGAAGGTTTCAAAATCATAGGAATTGCTGAAACGGGAAAAGAACTTCTTAAACTGTACAAGGAAAATCGCCAACAAATTGACCTTGTTACCATTGAAATCTTTTTACCAGAAGTAGATGGTTATGCTGCATTTTGGGATATGAAAGAGATGGGAGTATTACCGAGGATTCTATTTATCTCGGAAGAAAACACTCCTTCAGTCATCAAAGCGTTATTAGAAAACGGTGCGATGGACTATATTGTAAAACCCATCAAACGAGAAAAAATCTTAGAAAAAATCAAAGAAACTCTGATTAAGATTCCCAAAGTATAA
- a CDS encoding extracellular solute-binding protein produces the protein MFHKLVQYHMVRSQVIKFVLVGITCLLPILFFQNCSEEDNKESLSRVVDLAWEGDPNSIPKALQVKNPVADPKAKKGGRIRIYSHQFPKSLNYYLDQFTTTARIFTSLYEPLTAYHPLTLETIPHLAKEWKISPDKKKFTFYLDSNARWSDGKPVTADDVIFTYDTIMNPKNGTAVFRISLSRFLKPVKVDDLTVVFEAKEVHWNNFNDIASSIFILPKHHFEGKDFNKENMEFPIVSGPYKITEVKKNRYIKLERRGDWWQRAYPFNEGRNNFDQIVYKVYNEEAVALQAFKKGDIDIYPVYSAFVWVEEAKGEAFDLNWIAKQRIFNLKPIGFQGWAMNSRRSIFADKRVREAMNLLVDRKLMIDKLAYGEYDPTNSYYPDFYLGGEKNPNIPTEFNIEKARKLLAEAGWKPNSEGILEKDGKPFQFSILDRDKKTEKYFTVFLEKAKEVGIRASIDTLDLAAWSERVDKYDFDMTWAAWGSGIFKDPESQWLSKYADEEGQPNLPGLKIPEVDKLIEKQKTEFSVTKRNEILKQIDRIVYKEYPYVLLWHLPSTRLLYWQKYGMPSLPLGKYGDESFSSDYWWYDEERDKKLTESLSKKEKFFDYESIVRWK, from the coding sequence ATGTTTCATAAATTAGTTCAATACCATATGGTCCGTTCCCAAGTAATCAAGTTTGTTTTGGTGGGGATTACCTGTCTTTTACCAATTCTTTTTTTCCAAAATTGTTCAGAAGAGGACAATAAAGAAAGTCTGAGCCGCGTGGTTGACCTTGCTTGGGAAGGTGATCCAAATTCCATACCGAAAGCCTTACAAGTAAAAAATCCAGTCGCGGACCCTAAGGCAAAAAAGGGAGGTAGAATACGGATCTACTCTCATCAATTTCCAAAATCATTGAACTATTACTTAGACCAGTTTACAACTACTGCACGAATCTTTACAAGTTTATACGAACCGCTTACAGCTTATCATCCACTTACGCTGGAAACCATCCCTCACCTTGCAAAGGAATGGAAAATTTCTCCAGACAAAAAGAAGTTCACTTTTTATTTAGATTCCAATGCACGTTGGTCTGATGGGAAACCTGTTACCGCAGATGATGTTATTTTTACTTATGATACTATCATGAATCCAAAAAATGGAACGGCAGTATTTAGAATCTCTCTTTCTCGTTTCTTAAAACCTGTTAAGGTAGATGACCTAACAGTTGTTTTTGAGGCAAAAGAAGTTCATTGGAATAATTTTAATGATATCGCATCGTCCATCTTTATTTTACCAAAACATCATTTTGAAGGGAAAGATTTTAATAAAGAAAATATGGAATTTCCGATCGTTTCAGGTCCATATAAAATAACAGAAGTCAAAAAGAACCGATACATCAAATTAGAAAGAAGAGGAGATTGGTGGCAAAGGGCATATCCATTTAACGAAGGTCGAAACAATTTTGATCAAATTGTATACAAAGTTTATAACGAAGAAGCAGTAGCCTTACAAGCATTCAAAAAAGGTGATATAGACATTTATCCTGTTTACTCAGCATTTGTATGGGTAGAAGAGGCAAAAGGGGAAGCTTTTGATCTTAATTGGATTGCCAAACAACGTATTTTCAACTTGAAACCAATTGGATTCCAAGGTTGGGCAATGAACTCTCGGAGATCTATATTTGCTGACAAACGTGTGAGAGAAGCAATGAACTTACTTGTGGATCGGAAATTAATGATCGATAAACTAGCGTATGGTGAATATGATCCAACAAATAGTTATTACCCAGATTTTTATTTAGGTGGTGAAAAAAATCCAAACATTCCAACAGAGTTTAATATTGAAAAGGCGAGAAAATTACTAGCAGAAGCTGGTTGGAAACCTAACTCGGAAGGGATTTTGGAAAAAGATGGAAAACCATTCCAGTTTTCAATCCTTGATCGAGATAAAAAAACAGAGAAATATTTTACAGTGTTTCTGGAGAAAGCCAAAGAAGTGGGTATCCGAGCATCGATTGATACATTGGATTTAGCTGCTTGGAGTGAACGAGTTGATAAATATGATTTTGATATGACTTGGGCCGCTTGGGGGTCCGGGATCTTTAAAGATCCTGAATCACAATGGTTATCAAAGTATGCAGATGAAGAAGGGCAACCTAATTTACCTGGATTAAAAATACCAGAAGTGGACAAACTCATTGAAAAACAAAAAACTGAATTTTCAGTAACCAAACGAAACGAAATTCTCAAACAAATTGATCGAATTGTTTATAAAGAATACCCATATGTATTACTATGGCATTTGCCAAGCACACGACTTTTGTATTGGCAAAAATACGGAATGCCTAGTTTACCACTTGGTAAATATGGAGATGAGAGTTTTTCATCTGACTATTGGTGGTATGATGAAGAAAGAGATAAAAAGTTAACTGAGAGCCTTTCTAAAAAAGAAAAGTTTTTCGATTACGAATCCATTGTTCGTTGGAAGTAA
- a CDS encoding polyphenol oxidase family protein: MKQSVLVPYGKITYGTLGKVELSNTIQGNQVFPKSAKDWLTYTREVFSETYSIPTYQIHSLGQVHGDHIEKFPSETNHIPVIEVKQGDGLFSLQKNQVLVVRTADCVPVFLYSIKQPFVSVLHSGWKGTQLGITEKMIEKLISEGFSFEELILELGPYIQRKHYEVGEDVAVFFTELGTEVCMPISGGKFLLDVGLAITKRVEQRFGENIRIVNRHTDVFQSPLYFSHRTKEEGRNLNFILWES; the protein is encoded by the coding sequence ATGAAACAATCTGTATTGGTTCCGTATGGAAAGATTACTTATGGCACATTGGGGAAAGTGGAACTCTCAAATACGATTCAAGGAAACCAAGTGTTTCCAAAATCAGCCAAGGATTGGCTCACATATACTAGGGAGGTTTTTTCAGAAACCTATTCAATTCCAACGTATCAGATCCATAGTTTAGGGCAAGTTCATGGTGATCACATTGAAAAGTTTCCTTCTGAAACAAATCATATACCAGTCATCGAAGTGAAGCAAGGGGACGGACTTTTTTCCTTACAAAAAAACCAAGTTCTTGTGGTGCGAACTGCTGATTGTGTGCCCGTATTCCTTTATTCCATAAAACAACCGTTTGTTTCTGTCCTACATTCCGGTTGGAAAGGTACACAATTAGGAATTACTGAAAAAATGATCGAAAAACTCATCAGCGAAGGTTTTTCCTTTGAGGAATTAATTCTCGAACTAGGGCCTTATATCCAAAGAAAACATTATGAAGTGGGAGAAGATGTAGCAGTTTTTTTCACCGAATTGGGAACGGAAGTTTGTATGCCAATCAGTGGTGGTAAGTTTCTTTTGGATGTGGGACTTGCGATTACAAAGAGAGTGGAACAGCGATTTGGTGAGAACATTCGAATTGTCAATCGACATACAGATGTTTTCCAAAGCCCTCTTTACTTTAGTCATAGGACCAAAGAAGAGGGTCGGAATTTGAATTTTATACTTTGGGAATCTTAA
- a CDS encoding pyridoxal phosphate-dependent aminotransferase, protein MEPREFFIEDRLERFRLTAFCNLGESGLSHYTMEEMLSMAGLSWKDLSQIPMYDAPNQGSYELRMAISNLYPGVSPEEVLVTTGTGEALYIAFQLLVKPGDTLALVWPAFQALYEIPKMLGANILPIPYTNAFSAFTWKGIEADLYLINHPHNPSGRTFDTSEWDSLLTVLRSKKKTVVFDEHYRFLPKGGGMGKTGVDPKQNFYGTGSFTKCFGVTGLRVGWLIADKPFIKRARSFKDYLTHTVNPISERIALGLLKEKETFLPNIQTRVQNNIDHFTSVWRDLPKVESFSPPEGGLVGWLQIQNGITSEDYADKLFDRTGVFVLPGSNFEMEGFLRIGFGAKEDVFLEGLKRWKSCTDLI, encoded by the coding sequence TTGGAACCAAGAGAATTTTTCATAGAAGATAGACTGGAACGATTCCGTCTGACCGCATTTTGTAATTTAGGGGAAAGTGGACTATCCCACTATACGATGGAGGAAATGCTTTCCATGGCGGGACTTAGTTGGAAAGATCTTTCCCAAATTCCGATGTATGATGCACCAAACCAAGGCTCATACGAACTCCGTATGGCCATCTCCAATTTGTATCCAGGTGTTTCACCGGAAGAAGTGCTTGTGACAACGGGAACTGGCGAGGCCTTGTACATTGCGTTCCAACTTTTGGTAAAACCAGGTGATACCCTTGCGCTGGTTTGGCCTGCTTTCCAAGCCTTGTATGAAATCCCAAAAATGCTAGGTGCTAACATCCTCCCAATTCCTTACACGAATGCATTTTCCGCATTTACCTGGAAGGGCATTGAAGCCGATCTCTATTTGATCAACCACCCTCACAATCCTTCCGGTAGGACGTTTGACACAAGTGAGTGGGACTCACTCCTTACAGTCTTACGAAGTAAAAAGAAAACCGTAGTATTCGATGAACACTACCGATTTTTACCCAAAGGTGGGGGAATGGGGAAAACGGGAGTGGATCCGAAACAGAATTTTTATGGTACAGGTTCCTTTACGAAATGTTTTGGTGTAACAGGCCTTAGGGTAGGATGGCTTATCGCTGACAAACCATTCATCAAACGTGCCAGGTCTTTTAAGGATTATTTGACTCATACGGTAAACCCGATTTCCGAACGAATCGCACTTGGACTTCTAAAGGAAAAAGAAACATTCCTCCCAAACATTCAAACACGTGTACAAAATAACATAGACCATTTTACTTCTGTTTGGCGAGATTTGCCGAAGGTAGAATCATTTTCCCCACCAGAAGGAGGTCTTGTCGGTTGGTTACAAATCCAAAATGGAATCACATCTGAAGACTACGCTGACAAACTGTTTGATCGCACTGGTGTATTTGTTTTACCTGGATCCAATTTTGAAATGGAAGGTTTCCTTCGGATTGGATTTGGTGCTAAGGAAGATGTGTTTTTAGAAGGACTGAAACGGTGGAAATCATGTACGGATCTCATTTAA
- the leuB gene encoding 3-isopropylmalate dehydrogenase, with the protein MKKVAVLAGDGIGPEVMEVALQVVGKALGNKASEFSFEHALVGGAAIDATGFPLPEETLKLCESSSAIFFGSVGGPKWEGLPPDRQPERGALLPLRKHFDLFANLRPAIIYPELKKASPIRGDIIGDGLDILILRELTSGIYFGKPKGREGSGPEEFAYDTMRYSRREIERIARTAFEAAKKRNKKVTSIDKANVLTTSVLWREVVVELHKKEFSDCVLEHLYVDNAAMQLIVKPKQFDVMLCENMFGDILSDEASIITGSIGMLPSASLSESGFGLYEPSGGSAPDIAGKGIANPIAQILSGALMLRYSFSMEKEAVAIENAIRTVLKKGLRTRDIAEEGTTVLGTKEIGVEIEKALG; encoded by the coding sequence ATGAAGAAAGTAGCAGTACTAGCCGGTGATGGAATCGGCCCAGAAGTAATGGAAGTGGCCCTGCAAGTGGTAGGGAAAGCATTAGGAAACAAAGCAAGTGAATTTAGCTTTGAACACGCATTAGTTGGCGGGGCAGCCATTGATGCCACTGGATTTCCGCTACCAGAAGAAACTTTAAAACTTTGTGAATCATCCAGTGCTATTTTTTTTGGATCAGTAGGTGGACCAAAATGGGAAGGCCTTCCTCCCGACAGACAACCAGAACGTGGTGCCCTACTCCCACTTCGCAAACACTTTGATTTGTTTGCCAACCTTCGACCTGCGATCATTTACCCAGAATTAAAAAAAGCAAGCCCCATCCGTGGCGACATCATTGGTGATGGCCTTGATATTCTCATCTTACGCGAGTTAACCTCTGGGATCTACTTTGGAAAACCAAAAGGTCGTGAAGGAAGTGGGCCTGAAGAATTTGCTTATGACACCATGCGGTATTCCAGAAGGGAAATTGAACGTATTGCTCGCACCGCTTTCGAAGCGGCTAAAAAACGAAATAAGAAAGTAACAAGCATTGATAAAGCAAACGTTCTCACCACTTCCGTATTGTGGAGAGAAGTTGTGGTGGAACTTCATAAAAAAGAATTCTCGGACTGTGTTTTGGAACACCTCTACGTGGACAACGCAGCCATGCAGCTCATTGTCAAACCGAAACAATTTGATGTGATGCTTTGTGAGAATATGTTTGGAGATATCCTTTCAGACGAAGCTTCCATCATCACAGGTTCGATTGGTATGTTACCGTCTGCTTCCCTTTCAGAATCTGGTTTTGGACTCTATGAACCATCTGGTGGTTCTGCACCTGATATCGCAGGGAAAGGAATCGCCAATCCGATTGCTCAAATTCTTTCTGGGGCTCTGATGTTACGATATTCTTTCTCTATGGAAAAAGAGGCTGTTGCTATCGAAAACGCCATCCGCACAGTGCTCAAAAAAGGGCTTCGCACACGAGACATCGCCGAAGAAGGAACAACAGTCCTTGGAACGAAAGAAATTGGTGTTGAAATCGAAAAGGCACTTGGATAA
- a CDS encoding alpha-amylase family glycosyl hydrolase, which translates to MNELEKKTPFDWADEIWLMGVWKNSPSSQRIAQTMPELRPGYDSVKSQLANTDIYGSPYSIYEYNLDPLIGGDQDLTVIYEWFQSKNKKLILDFVPNHMAIDSPLVSEFPNLFLKSIPTEEDKNSFLHPNGNRYKHGKDPYYDGWTDTIQWDFSNPEVENHHIQILNKIAKHCDGVRCDMAMLLLPDIFEKTHGKRSVYHWENVINSIKSEFPHFRFYAEVYWGLDGTLRSLGFDATYDKTLYDELVHHKLDQVAELISYESEQISKPNLIRFLENHDENRAKLTFGEHSKTYFSLLSCLPGILLLFDGQEVGSLKKIPVQLKNADEESPDRETEEFYRRAFSTISKRSTQIEYQTVHYLEMNQLPVFMRLLISNNQTELFLWNYHQVPCSGWIPYEEKIPYKETLINIVSNQVYPQGKPQKEGMYFKLEPNEIQWFIF; encoded by the coding sequence TTGAATGAATTAGAAAAAAAAACTCCCTTTGATTGGGCAGATGAAATTTGGCTTATGGGTGTTTGGAAAAATAGTCCAAGCTCACAAAGAATCGCACAAACAATGCCTGAACTAAGGCCAGGATACGATTCTGTTAAATCACAACTGGCAAACACTGATATTTACGGATCTCCCTATTCCATTTATGAATACAATTTGGACCCTCTGATAGGTGGAGATCAAGACCTAACAGTCATATACGAATGGTTCCAATCCAAAAACAAAAAACTAATTCTCGATTTTGTACCCAACCATATGGCAATTGATTCGCCACTGGTTTCCGAATTTCCAAATTTATTTCTAAAATCTATCCCTACGGAAGAGGATAAAAATAGTTTTTTACACCCAAATGGAAATCGTTACAAACATGGTAAAGATCCGTATTATGATGGTTGGACGGATACAATCCAATGGGATTTTTCAAACCCTGAAGTAGAAAATCACCACATTCAAATTTTAAATAAGATCGCAAAACACTGCGATGGTGTTAGATGCGATATGGCAATGTTACTTTTACCTGATATTTTTGAAAAAACTCACGGGAAACGATCCGTATATCATTGGGAAAATGTTATCAATTCCATCAAAAGTGAATTCCCACATTTTCGATTTTATGCAGAAGTCTATTGGGGATTAGATGGTACATTACGTTCATTAGGTTTTGATGCTACTTATGATAAGACACTTTATGACGAGTTGGTGCATCATAAATTAGATCAGGTGGCAGAACTCATTTCATATGAATCTGAACAGATTTCAAAGCCAAACTTAATTCGTTTTTTGGAAAACCACGACGAAAATAGAGCCAAACTTACATTTGGCGAACATTCCAAAACATACTTTAGTTTATTATCTTGTCTACCAGGCATTCTACTTCTATTTGATGGCCAAGAAGTTGGTTCTCTCAAAAAAATTCCTGTCCAATTGAAAAATGCAGATGAAGAATCACCTGACAGAGAAACAGAAGAATTTTACAGGAGAGCCTTTTCCACAATTTCCAAACGTTCCACTCAGATCGAATACCAAACTGTACATTACTTAGAAATGAACCAATTGCCTGTTTTTATGCGATTGCTGATCTCAAACAATCAGACAGAACTTTTCCTTTGGAATTATCATCAGGTACCTTGTTCAGGATGGATTCCTTATGAGGAAAAAATACCATACAAGGAAACATTAATCAATATTGTTTCGAATCAGGTTTACCCGCAAGGCAAACCACAAAAAGAAGGAATGTATTTCAAATTAGAACCAAATGAGATACAATGGTTTATTTTTTAA
- a CDS encoding aspartate aminotransferase family protein: protein MSSETKTKFESIKTLSDKYLLNTYNRYPVAFQYGVGEMLFDQDNKGYIDFLAGIAVSNLGHGEADLIEAIRNQMDKIFHSSNLYYSEEQAKLAEVIIENSIPGKVFLCNSGTEANEAAFKLMRRHGVNQNIDKPVILALQSSFHGRTLSAMSMTGNESVRNGFGELAADIHFVEANNEDSLIQAFEQYGGSVAGIIMELIIGEGGVIPLSQSFVNLARKLTEETNSLLVFDEIQTGMGRTGKMFCFEHYGMYPDAFTLAKALGSGFPMGALVVSKEYESVLEKGMHGSTFGGNHLACVAAYETFKIILSRNLLDHVSTISEQMFLRLKQMMESTGKIKEVRGRGLHIGVELFAESRPVVEECLKRGLVVNSTAGKVIRIIPPLILSIEKATEGLDILESVLKEMK, encoded by the coding sequence ATGAGTTCCGAAACCAAAACTAAATTTGAAAGTATCAAAACACTTTCGGATAAATACCTTCTCAATACCTACAACAGATACCCAGTTGCCTTTCAATATGGTGTTGGAGAAATGCTCTTTGACCAAGATAACAAGGGTTATATCGACTTTTTAGCTGGCATTGCTGTTTCCAATTTAGGTCATGGAGAAGCAGATCTCATTGAAGCCATTCGAAACCAAATGGATAAAATTTTCCATTCTTCGAACTTGTATTATTCGGAAGAACAAGCAAAACTTGCGGAAGTCATCATTGAAAATAGTATCCCTGGAAAAGTGTTTTTATGCAATTCAGGAACTGAGGCAAACGAAGCTGCTTTCAAACTCATGCGTCGCCATGGGGTAAACCAAAACATAGACAAACCAGTCATTTTAGCCCTACAATCTAGTTTTCATGGAAGAACTTTGTCTGCTATGTCCATGACGGGAAATGAATCGGTTCGAAATGGTTTTGGAGAACTCGCAGCTGACATCCATTTTGTAGAAGCCAATAACGAAGATTCCCTCATCCAAGCTTTTGAACAATACGGTGGATCCGTTGCTGGGATCATCATGGAACTCATCATCGGTGAAGGTGGCGTAATTCCACTTTCTCAGTCGTTTGTAAACCTTGCACGTAAACTAACAGAAGAAACCAATTCTCTTCTTGTGTTTGATGAAATCCAAACAGGCATGGGTCGAACAGGAAAGATGTTTTGTTTTGAACACTACGGAATGTATCCAGATGCGTTTACTCTCGCAAAAGCACTCGGATCAGGATTTCCGATGGGTGCACTTGTTGTTTCGAAGGAATATGAATCTGTTTTGGAAAAAGGGATGCATGGATCTACTTTCGGTGGAAACCACCTAGCATGTGTAGCTGCATATGAAACATTTAAGATCATCCTATCACGTAATTTACTCGATCATGTCTCCACCATCTCGGAACAAATGTTCCTTCGTTTAAAACAAATGATGGAGTCCACAGGTAAAATCAAAGAAGTCCGTGGTAGAGGCCTTCATATTGGTGTAGAACTCTTTGCAGAATCAAGACCCGTTGTGGAAGAATGTTTAAAACGTGGCCTTGTGGTCAATAGCACAGCAGGAAAAGTCATTCGTATTATCCCTCCTCTCATCTTAAGCATAGAAAAAGCGACAGAAGGGTTGGATATTTTAGAATCAGTTTTAAAGGAAATGAAATGA
- a CDS encoding CBS domain-containing protein, with product MSVKEILKDKASSVLSIEEDRNVLEATQMMVGAKVGSLIVTFQGKLVGIFTERDLMRVVAKDHANLDKIKLKDVMTTQLTVAGPDEDVDDILNNMITKRFRHMPVLDGDKIIGLISIGDAVKTKLSKTQAEMHILREYMYGPH from the coding sequence ATGTCCGTAAAAGAAATCCTTAAAGACAAAGCCTCCTCCGTTCTTTCCATCGAAGAAGATAGAAATGTATTGGAAGCCACTCAGATGATGGTGGGTGCCAAAGTGGGATCACTCATTGTGACCTTCCAAGGAAAACTTGTTGGTATCTTTACAGAGAGAGACCTAATGCGTGTGGTTGCCAAAGACCATGCGAATTTGGATAAAATCAAATTAAAAGATGTGATGACCACTCAACTCACGGTTGCAGGTCCTGACGAAGACGTGGATGATATTTTAAATAATATGATCACAAAACGATTCCGCCATATGCCTGTACTTGACGGGGACAAAATTATAGGACTCATTTCCATTGGAGATGCTGTCAAAACCAAACTCAGTAAAACACAAGCCGAGATGCATATCCTCAGAGAGTATATGTATGGCCCACATTAA
- a CDS encoding ribonuclease H-like domain-containing protein yields MYGSHLRQSLQLFPGIGEKKEKQLFGVGVYDWPSLIQYQKTTNDPLLPSVSILEERLEQLEMEFQETNFTFFTDELPSLEYWRLWQNFPERFCFLDIETTGISESSVTTVVSLFQNETIRTFERGKDLEFLFDSIFPEDIIVTYNGRRFDIPFLEREFHTRVKNPQLDLMNLLHSIGIKGGLKKSEIQLGLVRPEAIAGMDGREAPLLWYSYQQTNNKEALDKLIAYNREDTKNLKIVLEKTIDLLTENRLF; encoded by the coding sequence ATGTACGGATCTCATTTAAGACAAAGCCTGCAACTGTTTCCAGGCATTGGGGAAAAAAAAGAAAAACAATTGTTTGGTGTTGGTGTGTATGATTGGCCTTCTCTCATCCAATACCAAAAAACAACAAACGATCCTCTTTTACCCTCAGTTTCCATTTTAGAAGAACGTTTGGAACAATTGGAAATGGAATTTCAGGAGACCAATTTTACGTTTTTTACAGATGAACTTCCAAGCCTTGAGTATTGGAGGTTATGGCAAAACTTTCCAGAGCGGTTTTGTTTTTTAGACATTGAGACCACGGGGATATCGGAATCTTCTGTGACAACGGTTGTGAGTTTGTTTCAAAACGAAACCATTCGTACGTTTGAACGGGGAAAAGATTTAGAGTTTTTATTTGATTCCATTTTTCCTGAAGACATCATCGTAACTTACAATGGCAGGCGATTTGATATTCCCTTTTTAGAAAGAGAATTTCATACCCGTGTGAAAAATCCACAACTGGATCTAATGAACCTCTTACATTCCATTGGGATCAAAGGAGGATTAAAAAAATCGGAAATCCAACTAGGCCTTGTGCGACCCGAAGCCATCGCCGGGATGGATGGAAGGGAAGCACCTCTCCTTTGGTATTCCTACCAACAAACAAACAATAAAGAAGCCCTTGATAAGTTAATCGCGTATAACAGAGAAGATACGAAAAATCTTAAAATTGTGTTAGAGAAAACAATTGATTTGTTAACGGAGAACCGGCTGTTTTAA
- a CDS encoding phospho-sugar mutase gives MLKPEDNILSWTKSPFSTEIQSEAKKAYEDWQKGITSELVDSYAHPLSFGTGGIRGKIGNGIGKMNLYTVGRAALGFLSYLRDTKENPSIVIAYDSRRLSKEFAELSAGIGATLGVTVHLFPKVTPTPLLSYAIRYYKASGGIVITASHNPPEYNGFKAYLSDGGQLVPPDDALIIKRIGEIEDWSSIPMLSKTDKVYKKFVKSVGTDCFKSYLKDLKNAKIQSKAKPKTRTNLKIVYSPLHGTGGEYMKEMLSYFGYKSVFLVPEQKKPDGEFPTVKYPNPEEKEALALCEFHAKKKKAEVFIATDPDADRLGVGVRKSDGEYEYLNGNQIGSIMAAYLCEQKKAKGKVFHLVKTIVTTDLQEAIAKKNGIKIKNVLTGFKYIAEEMKQIEKKKNNLFLFGGEESYGYLPVPFVRDKDSLSSALLFVEILAEKGDLLSYLTEIYLKYGLYRESLYSLTLEGSSGQTKIKESIEALRKENLIGKMIGGRKVVGVLDYETQTASGKSKTSVFKGMPKSNVIQVELEGNAKLTIRPSGTEPKVKVYSSFASQKKPKKTSEIPSLWESLGSEISLAETEFLKLAGLL, from the coding sequence ATGTTGAAACCAGAAGACAATATCCTATCTTGGACGAAATCACCTTTTTCTACAGAAATCCAATCCGAAGCCAAAAAGGCATACGAAGATTGGCAAAAAGGAATCACATCGGAACTCGTCGATTCATATGCACACCCGCTCAGTTTTGGTACGGGAGGGATCCGAGGGAAAATCGGAAATGGAATTGGCAAAATGAACCTCTATACAGTGGGTCGTGCTGCTCTTGGTTTTCTTAGTTATTTAAGAGACACAAAAGAAAATCCATCCATTGTCATCGCGTATGATTCCAGAAGGTTATCAAAAGAATTCGCGGAACTTTCAGCAGGCATTGGTGCTACCCTCGGAGTTACCGTTCATTTATTTCCCAAGGTAACACCTACCCCACTATTGTCTTATGCCATTCGTTATTACAAAGCAAGTGGTGGGATTGTCATCACTGCTTCTCATAACCCACCAGAATACAATGGGTTCAAAGCCTATCTTTCCGATGGAGGACAACTTGTCCCACCAGACGATGCCCTTATCATCAAACGAATTGGTGAGATTGAAGATTGGTCGTCCATCCCAATGCTTTCCAAAACAGACAAAGTTTATAAAAAATTTGTGAAGTCAGTGGGAACTGATTGTTTTAAAAGTTACTTAAAGGATTTAAAAAACGCAAAAATCCAATCCAAAGCAAAACCAAAAACTCGCACCAACTTAAAAATCGTTTACTCTCCGTTACACGGGACTGGTGGAGAGTACATGAAAGAGATGTTATCCTATTTCGGATATAAATCTGTATTTTTAGTACCAGAACAAAAAAAACCAGATGGTGAGTTTCCAACGGTCAAATACCCAAACCCGGAAGAAAAAGAAGCCCTCGCCTTATGTGAGTTTCACGCCAAAAAGAAAAAAGCGGAAGTGTTCATTGCCACAGACCCAGATGCAGACAGATTGGGAGTGGGTGTTCGAAAGTCCGATGGGGAATATGAGTATCTAAATGGAAACCAAATTGGGTCCATTATGGCAGCTTACCTTTGTGAACAAAAAAAAGCAAAAGGCAAAGTATTCCACTTAGTGAAAACCATCGTCACAACTGACTTACAAGAAGCAATTGCCAAAAAAAATGGAATCAAAATCAAAAATGTCCTCACTGGATTCAAATACATCGCAGAAGAAATGAAACAAATTGAAAAAAAGAAAAACAATTTGTTTCTATTTGGTGGAGAAGAATCTTATGGATACCTTCCCGTACCATTTGTTCGCGACAAAGACTCCCTTTCGAGTGCACTTCTTTTTGTAGAGATCCTCGCAGAAAAAGGAGACCTACTCAGTTACCTAACAGAAATTTATTTGAAGTATGGACTTTACCGCGAAAGTCTATATTCACTAACATTAGAAGGGAGTTCTGGACAAACCAAAATCAAAGAATCCATTGAGGCCTTACGAAAAGAAAACCTAATCGGAAAAATGATTGGGGGAAGAAAGGTTGTGGGTGTCTTAGACTATGAAACACAAACTGCTTCCGGCAAAAGTAAAACCTCTGTATTCAAAGGGATGCCAAAGTCTAATGTAATCCAAGTAGAACTGGAAGGAAATGCAAAACTCACCATACGTCCTTCAGGAACAGAACCTAAGGTAAAAGTTTATTCTTCTTTTGCTTCCCAGAAAAAACCGAAAAAAACATCCGAGATCCCATCCCTATGGGAATCACTTGGATCTGAAATTTCCCTCGCTGAAACCGAATTTTTAAAACTAGCAGGCCTATTATGA